The following proteins come from a genomic window of Polaribacter dokdonensis:
- the bshA gene encoding N-acetyl-alpha-D-glucosaminyl L-malate synthase BshA, which yields MKIGIVCYPTFGGSGVVATELGMALADKGHEVHFITYNQPVRLDFISHKLHFHQVLIEEYPLFQYQPYELALSSKMVEVVKKYNLEVLHVHYAIPHAYAAFMAKQMLLEKGIHIRVVTTLHGTDITLVGSHPTYKTAVEFSINNSDVVTAVSNNLKDTTNQLFNIRKNIEVVYNFIDVDKYSKAGEEECKRIALAKPNERILTHISNFRPVKRVEDVIKVFFEVQKEIPSKLLMIGEGPERMKAEILTKELGLKNKVFFLGNSTEIDQILCYSDMFLLPSKTESFGLAALEAMAAKTPVISTNTGGLPEVNIHGETGFLSSLGDVNDMAKNAITILKDDKVLTKFKNNAKDHTKKFSLENILPVYEEIYKSCYKSKV from the coding sequence ATGAAAATTGGTATTGTTTGTTATCCCACCTTTGGTGGAAGTGGAGTAGTAGCAACAGAACTTGGTATGGCTTTAGCAGATAAGGGTCATGAGGTTCATTTTATTACTTACAATCAGCCAGTTCGTTTAGATTTTATATCACACAAACTACATTTTCACCAAGTTTTAATTGAAGAGTATCCTCTTTTTCAATATCAACCTTATGAATTGGCCTTGTCTAGTAAAATGGTTGAAGTTGTTAAAAAGTACAATTTAGAAGTGCTACATGTACATTATGCTATTCCTCATGCTTATGCAGCATTTATGGCAAAGCAAATGTTATTAGAAAAAGGTATTCATATTAGAGTGGTTACAACTTTACATGGTACAGATATTACCTTAGTTGGTAGTCATCCAACATATAAAACCGCTGTTGAGTTTAGTATAAATAATTCTGATGTAGTAACTGCAGTTTCAAATAACCTAAAGGATACTACAAATCAGCTTTTTAATATTCGTAAAAATATAGAAGTAGTTTACAATTTTATTGATGTAGATAAATACAGTAAAGCAGGAGAAGAAGAGTGCAAAAGAATAGCATTGGCTAAACCTAATGAACGTATTCTTACACACATTAGTAATTTTAGACCTGTAAAAAGGGTGGAAGATGTTATTAAAGTTTTCTTTGAAGTTCAGAAAGAGATACCTTCCAAGTTATTAATGATTGGTGAAGGCCCTGAGAGAATGAAAGCAGAAATATTAACAAAGGAATTAGGTTTAAAAAACAAAGTGTTTTTTTTAGGAAACAGTACAGAGATAGATCAAATTTTATGTTATTCAGATATGTTTCTATTGCCTTCTAAAACCGAAAGTTTTGGTTTAGCTGCACTTGAAGCAATGGCTGCAAAAACTCCTGTTATCTCTACAAATACTGGTGGTTTACCTGAAGTTAATATTCATGGAGAAACTGGTTTTCTAAGTAGTTTAGGAGATGTAAATGATATGGCTAAAAATGCCATAACCATTTTAAAAGATGATAAAGTCTTGACCAAGTTTAAGAATAATGCCAAAGATCATACAAAGAAATTCTCATTAGAAAATATATTACCTGTTTACGAGGAAATTTATAAATCTTGTTATAAAAGTAAAGTCTAA
- a CDS encoding DUF937 domain-containing protein has translation MEGILDLLNSDLGKSIVSGVSGSTGTDSSKTSSVLTMALPVLMKAMERNASTPEGAEGLMGALSNKHDGSILDNLGGLFGGGVDNSVKQDGAGILGHILGAKQQGVQQVIGQKAGLDAGSVGEILKIAAPILMGYLGKQKKASNASSSGDLTGLLGGLLGGSSADNNQSFLEKVLDADGDGSVVDDVAGMFLGGDKKKSGLGGMLGGMFGK, from the coding sequence ATGGAAGGAATTTTAGATTTATTAAATAGCGATTTAGGAAAGTCAATTGTAAGTGGGGTTTCTGGTTCTACAGGAACCGATTCTAGCAAGACTAGCTCAGTTTTAACAATGGCATTACCAGTTTTAATGAAAGCCATGGAAAGAAATGCCTCTACTCCAGAAGGTGCAGAAGGATTAATGGGTGCACTATCTAACAAACATGATGGAAGTATTTTAGATAATTTAGGAGGTTTGTTTGGTGGTGGAGTTGATAACAGCGTAAAACAAGATGGTGCTGGGATATTAGGCCATATTTTAGGTGCAAAGCAACAAGGAGTTCAACAAGTTATTGGTCAAAAAGCAGGCTTAGATGCTGGTTCTGTTGGAGAAATATTAAAAATAGCTGCGCCAATTTTAATGGGTTATTTAGGTAAACAAAAAAAGGCAAGTAATGCCAGTTCTTCTGGAGATTTAACAGGTTTACTTGGTGGTTTGTTAGGTGGAAGTTCTGCTGATAATAATCAAAGTTTTTTAGAAAAAGTTTTAGATGCTGATGGAGATGGAAGTGTTGTTGATGATGTTGCTGGTATGTTTTTAGGAGGTGATAAAAAGAAATCTGGTTTAGGAGGAATGCTAGGTGGTATGTTTGGAAAATAA
- a CDS encoding dicarboxylate/amino acid:cation symporter, with amino-acid sequence MKKLALHWKILIGMVLGILFGFLMNSIDGGKGFVTDWIKPFGTIFINLLKLIAVPLILASLIKGISDLKDISKIKKMGLRTMIIYMMTTLVAIVIGLGIVNLVKPGAGMSTDTIEKIKAKYETSSGVVDKLAKASAQNDAGPLQALVDIFPSNIFNSLGNASMLQIIFFALFVGISLLLIPEKKAKPLMDFFDSLNEVVMKMVDLIMLFAPYAVFALLANVIIAFDDTEILIKLLVYALCVVGGLLLMIGFYLLLVSFYTKKSPIWFLKQISPAQLLAFSTSSSAATLPVTMERVEEHIGVDKEVSGFVLPVGATINMDGTSLYQAIAAVFIMQVVWPEGLTFSNQLIIVATALLASIGSAAVPSAGMVMLVIVLESIGFPAELLPIGLALIFAVDRPLDMCRTTVNVTGDATVSMIIAKSLGKLHDPKPKNWDDNYDKVK; translated from the coding sequence ATGAAAAAATTAGCATTACATTGGAAGATTTTAATTGGAATGGTATTAGGAATCCTTTTTGGATTTTTAATGAATTCAATTGATGGTGGTAAAGGTTTTGTAACTGATTGGATTAAACCATTTGGAACCATATTTATCAATCTTTTAAAGTTAATTGCAGTTCCATTAATCTTAGCTTCTTTAATAAAAGGAATATCAGATTTAAAAGATATTTCTAAAATTAAAAAAATGGGTTTACGTACTATGATCATTTACATGATGACTACTTTAGTTGCTATTGTTATTGGTCTTGGAATTGTAAACTTGGTAAAGCCAGGTGCAGGAATGTCTACTGATACAATTGAAAAAATTAAAGCGAAATATGAAACTTCATCTGGAGTTGTAGATAAGTTAGCAAAAGCTTCTGCTCAAAATGATGCAGGACCATTACAAGCTTTAGTAGATATTTTTCCAAGTAATATATTTAATTCTTTAGGTAATGCAAGCATGTTACAAATTATCTTCTTTGCTTTATTTGTTGGTATTTCTTTACTATTAATTCCAGAAAAGAAAGCAAAACCATTAATGGATTTCTTTGATTCATTAAATGAAGTAGTGATGAAAATGGTAGATTTAATAATGTTATTTGCTCCATATGCTGTATTTGCATTATTAGCAAACGTTATTATTGCTTTTGATGATACAGAGATTTTGATAAAACTTTTAGTTTATGCATTATGTGTGGTTGGAGGATTGTTGTTAATGATTGGATTTTATCTTTTATTAGTAAGTTTTTATACAAAGAAATCTCCAATTTGGTTTTTGAAACAAATTAGTCCGGCTCAATTGTTAGCCTTTTCTACCAGTTCTAGTGCAGCAACATTACCTGTAACTATGGAAAGAGTAGAAGAACATATAGGTGTAGATAAAGAGGTTTCAGGTTTTGTTTTACCTGTTGGTGCTACAATTAATATGGATGGTACAAGTCTATATCAAGCCATTGCAGCAGTATTTATCATGCAAGTTGTTTGGCCAGAAGGTTTAACCTTTTCTAATCAACTAATAATTGTTGCTACAGCTTTATTAGCTTCTATAGGCTCTGCAGCAGTGCCAAGTGCTGGTATGGTAATGCTAGTTATTGTTTTAGAATCTATAGGTTTTCCTGCAGAATTACTACCTATTGGTTTAGCATTAATTTTTGCTGTAGATAGGCCTTTAGATATGTGTAGAACAACTGTAAATGTTACAGGAGATGCTACTGTTTCTATGATTATTGCAAAGTCTTTGGGTAAATTACATGATCCTAAACCAAAAAATTGGGATGATAATTACGATAAAGTTAAATAA